The sequence TGAAGTTCGGGAAGTTCTTGATCTGCCTCTGATAGGAATGTGTGAAAGTGAAAAGGATAGCAAGGTGGTCGTGGCAACTAGAAATTATCATGTTTGTTGTGATATGGAAACTGATTTGGAAATTAATGTGCAACGATTGTCTGAAGCTGATGCATGGAAAATGTTCAAGGTAAAGGTGGGTCGAAATGTAAATCTTCCAGGTATTGAACCGATAGCCAAGCTAGTTGTCAGTGAATGTGCTGGTTTGCCACTACTGATAGACAAAGTAGCAAGTATGTTTAGAAGAAAGGATAACTTTCACCTGTGGAGTGATGGATTAAGAAGTTTGCGGAGATGGCCAAGTATCAAAATCCAAGGCATCGATGAATTGATTGAGTGCTTGAAGTTTTGTTATGAAGATTTAGATGATGAGGTTAAAAAGGTTTGCTTTCTATATGGTGCAATATATCCTGAAGACtatgagatatatatagattatctGTTGGAATGTTGGAGAGCTGAAGGTTTCATTCATGATACAAGTGAGTTTAGAGTTGCACGTGACAAAGGGCATTCCATATTGGAGGAACTTATCAGCGTTTCTTTACTAGAGAAGAGTGCAAAGATGAATCATGTAAGGATGAACAAAGTAATACGAAATATGGCCCTTAACATTTCTTCCCGAAGTTGTAATTTCAAGATTTTGGTGAAACCTCGTGAAGGGTTGCAAGAGGCCCCCAATGAGGTAGAATGGCAACAAGCAAATCGAATCTCCTTGATGGATAATAAATTGTGCACTTTACCGGAAATGCCAGATTGCAATGAGCTTTCAACATTGTTATTACAGAGAAATCAAGAACTAATAGTGATTCCTGAGTCATTCTTTGGATGCATGCAAAATCTACGGGTTTTAGATTTACATGGCACTGGAATTACATCATTACCATCATCAATATCTTGCTTGAAGTGTCTCAAAGCATTATATCTGCATTCTTGCAGCTGTTTAATGGAACTCCGTTACTTAGAAGGACTTGAGCATCTCGAGGTGCTTGATATTCGAGACACTAGCCTTAATCATTTTCCAATTCAGATTGGACGTTTGAATCAGTTGAAGTGTTTACGTATGTCATTGTCGAATTTTGGCATTAGGCATTCAAGTAATGTAGAATATTGTCAAAATGTCTTTTCAAGTCTTCTTTTATTAGAAGAACTACTAATAGATGTGGATCCAAATAATCAAAGTTGGGAGGTGACTATAAAGGCTATTTCTGAGGGAGTGGCTAAATTGACGCACTTGACTTCACTATCAATTTGCTTCCCTACAGTGGATTGTCTTAAGAGTTTTATCTCAACAAGTCAATTGTGGAAGGATTTCCGCTTCACATTTCAATTTTCTGTTGGTTATCATGACATGACTCCTTATAAAATTCTTGATTGCTTCAAATATCAAATTAGGAAATGTTTGAAGTTTGCAAATGGCGAAGGTGTAGATCCAATAATTTCTGACATTCTTTTGGAAACTGATGCATTTGAATTGATTGGCCACAAGGGAACTTCAAGACTATCAGATTTTGGTATCGAAAGTATCAACAAGATGCGAGGTTGTTTGATTGAAGGATGCAATGAAATTGAAACAATTGTTGATGGTAATAGAGTAGAGAGAAGTGCGTTAATATGCTTGGAAAAGATGTTCATAAATAATGTTCCAAACTTAAAAAGCATTTGGGAAGGTCCTGTACATATTGGAAGCCTATCACAACTAACAACTTTAACTTTATGCAAATGTTTGAAGTTGAAGAAGATATTCTCCGGTGGCATGATTAAACAACTCTCTCGACTTGAACACTTGAAAGTTGAAGATTGTCCTGAAATTGAAGAGATAATTGCAGAGTCTGAAAATAATGGCTTGAAACCTGACGCACTTCCAGAGTTAAAGATGTTAGAACTTTCTGATCTTCCAAGGGTAAAAAGCATTTGGACAAGTGACTCATTGGAATGGCCATCTTTAAAGAAGATTAAAATCTTCAGGTGCCAGATGTTGACAAAATTGCCCTTCAACAATGAGAATGCAATCTACTTGAGATGTATTGAAGCCGATCAGACATGGTGGAGTGCATTGGCATGCCAAGATGATGCTATTGAACAAAGATTAAGGTCTTTATGGTTTCAATCTCCTTAATGGTTGTTCTTCTCTAGATAAGGTAACGGTAGAAATGTCTACTCCTcctttaaattttcattttctttatctttcAAGATATCTTATGAATGTGTGTGATTGTTTAGCATTTGTGATTACATGAATGTTGGATTCAAACCTTCCTCATATTTGATCATGATTATCTTAAGTCTTTAATGAAGACTTTTGAACATTTAATTTATAACATATAAGATATTAACCTTGCTTCATTTCAGTTTTGGGTAGCCAAACCTACCTTACATAGGTATTTCATGAATTTCTGTTGATTTGTGAATAACAGaaatttttgttgctatatagaaaatattgcttccaaaaagcattttaaaaatttcttgtACATACTAGAAGCCTAGCTCGACTAATAGCTTTAACTTTATGCAGATGTTTGAAGTTGAAGATATTCTCCTATGATTGAATAGCTCTTTCAACTTCAACACTTAAGACTAGAGTTGAACAATGACTTGAAATCAAAGAGATACTTTTGGTTGGAATTTGGAAATGCATTTGGATTGATGACTGATTGAAGTGGCTATATTTAGAGTGTAATACGATATTTATGTGTTGACAAAATAGCCCTTCAAGAGTGAGAACGTAGTTAATATGAGACATATTGAAGGCCATTAATCATGGTGTAGTTCATTGTCATGGCAAGAAGATGCTATTGAGCAGAAATTATGATATATATGCATCTTCAACTGGTGCATTAGGTTTCATTCCTGTTCACAACAGTCCTATCTAAGGTAGTGCTAAAATGTTTGGTCCAACTTTTGGCTCCAACTTTTGGTTTGTAAGATTTAATACTttcatgtttctttctttttttccccccctttttAAGATGACATGAATGCTAGTGTCTACTATATTGACGTGTGATTGTTTTGTATTTGTGATTAAAATATAATGTTAGACCGAAAACCTtcctcttctccaaaaaaaaaaaaaatggaaacccTTCCTTATAGTTTgattttctatattttctatTATACTACAGAAGATGTAATCTTGCTAATTCACTTGATTTTTAGTAGCCAAAACTACCTTTTTCATATACCTCCTACTTCCAAATGTTTGTTTggaaaagttcaagtccaacgtAGATCATGATCATCTTTGCCACAACTTTgtgttcattattattatttttttggtaatatggGAATATTATAAAACAATAAGAAGCAGCTATAGAAGGTGTATCAGTGCATAAACGGTTACAACCTAGACAGCTAGACCCATCGGGTCATCCATCAAAAGAGTTTGTAACTCGACAGGAGTACTCAAAATGAGGAAGTCATTAGTCATGTTGTGTCTGAATAGCCTTTCTTGCTAGAGCATCAGCAAACGGGTTTGCCTCCCTATAGCAGTGGTTCAGCTTCCACAAAGGAATTTGGTTCAACAGGTTCTGCAATCATCAACAATTGGTG is a genomic window of Quercus lobata isolate SW786 chromosome 2, ValleyOak3.0 Primary Assembly, whole genome shotgun sequence containing:
- the LOC115977627 gene encoding probable disease resistance protein At4g27220 isoform X1, giving the protein MSGGCRGDMWGAAASGIASAAASAVGTAAGDEACKYTKDIINNLSFKVDNEADYDLEYNYERLIEQAKKLYACRDDLLAQAKTKLVTQVYEAWISRVMKCEEEVRELETKYKKEKSNKRTWSQFFRGSSESRTDLSQSMAEKCKKLHNLWVEGKSEIGIVFEKLPERVIIMHGPKSEDKIFLDSTVEEILGHLRDKNVKRIGLWGMSGIGKTTIMQSLNNNEDTAKMFDIVIWVTVPKDWNLEKLQHKIADRLKLNMEGITDPNEIAQLICRDLKSKRCLLLLDEVREVLDLPLIGMCESEKDSKVVVATRNYHVCCDMETDLEINVQRLSEADAWKMFKVKVGRNVNLPGIEPIAKLVVSECAGLPLLIDKVASMFRRKDNFHLWSDGLRSLRRWPSIKIQGIDELIECLKFCYEDLDDEVKKVCFLYGAIYPEDYEIYIDYLLECWRAEGFIHDTSEFRVARDKGHSILEELISVSLLEKSAKMNHVRMNKVIRNMALNISSRSCNFKILVKPREGLQEAPNEVEWQQANRISLMDNKLCTLPEMPDCNELSTLLLQRNQELIVIPESFFGCMQNLRVLDLHGTGITSLPSSISCLKCLKALYLHSCSCLMELRYLEGLEHLEVLDIRDTSLNHFPIQIGRLNQLKCLRMSLSNFGIRHSSNVEYCQNVFSSLLLLEELLIDVDPNNQSWEVTIKAISEGVAKLTHLTSLSICFPTVDCLKSFISTSQLWKDFRFTFQFSVGYHDMTPYKILDCFKYQIRKCLKFANGEGVDPIISDILLETDAFELIGHKGTSRLSDFGIESINKMRGCLIEGCNEIETIVDGNRVERSALICLEKMFINNVPNLKSIWEGPVHIGSLSQLTTLTLCKCLKLKKIFSGGMIKQLSRLEHLKVEDCPEIEEIIAESENNGLKPDALPELKMLELSDLPRVKSIWTSDSLEWPSLKKIKIFRCQMLTKLPFNNENAIYLRCIEADQTWWSALACQDDAIEQRLRSLWFQSP
- the LOC115977627 gene encoding probable disease resistance protein At4g27220 isoform X2, whose protein sequence is MVLNMWGAAASGIASAAASAVGTAAGDEACKYTKDIINNLSFKVDNEADYDLEYNYERLIEQAKKLYACRDDLLAQAKTKLVTQVYEAWISRVMKCEEEVRELETKYKKEKSNKRTWSQFFRGSSESRTDLSQSMAEKCKKLHNLWVEGKSEIGIVFEKLPERVIIMHGPKSEDKIFLDSTVEEILGHLRDKNVKRIGLWGMSGIGKTTIMQSLNNNEDTAKMFDIVIWVTVPKDWNLEKLQHKIADRLKLNMEGITDPNEIAQLICRDLKSKRCLLLLDEVREVLDLPLIGMCESEKDSKVVVATRNYHVCCDMETDLEINVQRLSEADAWKMFKVKVGRNVNLPGIEPIAKLVVSECAGLPLLIDKVASMFRRKDNFHLWSDGLRSLRRWPSIKIQGIDELIECLKFCYEDLDDEVKKVCFLYGAIYPEDYEIYIDYLLECWRAEGFIHDTSEFRVARDKGHSILEELISVSLLEKSAKMNHVRMNKVIRNMALNISSRSCNFKILVKPREGLQEAPNEVEWQQANRISLMDNKLCTLPEMPDCNELSTLLLQRNQELIVIPESFFGCMQNLRVLDLHGTGITSLPSSISCLKCLKALYLHSCSCLMELRYLEGLEHLEVLDIRDTSLNHFPIQIGRLNQLKCLRMSLSNFGIRHSSNVEYCQNVFSSLLLLEELLIDVDPNNQSWEVTIKAISEGVAKLTHLTSLSICFPTVDCLKSFISTSQLWKDFRFTFQFSVGYHDMTPYKILDCFKYQIRKCLKFANGEGVDPIISDILLETDAFELIGHKGTSRLSDFGIESINKMRGCLIEGCNEIETIVDGNRVERSALICLEKMFINNVPNLKSIWEGPVHIGSLSQLTTLTLCKCLKLKKIFSGGMIKQLSRLEHLKVEDCPEIEEIIAESENNGLKPDALPELKMLELSDLPRVKSIWTSDSLEWPSLKKIKIFRCQMLTKLPFNNENAIYLRCIEADQTWWSALACQDDAIEQRLRSLWFQSP